Sequence from the Acidihalobacter prosperus genome:
GGGGTCTACGTTGCCTCGTGGTTCGTTCATGCCGGTGCCGTCAGGTGGGGACGGCGGCAGTTTAGCATTGCGCGCATGAAGGCCGCATGCATCGGTTTATACTGGCGGACCCCGCCGGAACCGGGAGGGGATGCGCGAGCAACGAACGGAGTGTACATGTCACTGGCGATACGGATTCATCGGCACGGTGGGCCCGAGGCCCTGACTTTGGACAATGTCAAGGTCGGTGCGCCCGGCAAGGGCCAGGTGTTGCTTGAGCAGCGGGCGATCGGTGTCAACTTCATCGATGTTTATCATCGCACCGGCCTGTATCCGGTGACGCTGCCGACAACGATTGGCCTGGAGGCGGCCGCGCGGGTCGAGGCCGTGGGCGAGGGCGTCGTCGACTGGCAGCCCGGGGATCGGGTGGCCTATGCCGGCGGGCCGCTCGGCGCCTATGCGCAACGGCGCCTGATGCCGGCCGAGCGGCTGGTCAGGTTGCCGGACGAGATCGACGACCGCGCGGCCGCGTCGATGATGTTGCAGGGGATGACGGTACAGTATCTCGTGCGCCAGACCTATCGGGTATCGCCGGGAGAGACCGTGCTCTGGCATGCGGCCGCCGGGGGTGTCGGCCTGATCGCCTGCCAGTGGCTGCGCGCACTGGGCGCGACGGTGAT
This genomic interval carries:
- a CDS encoding quinone oxidoreductase family protein, whose product is MSLAIRIHRHGGPEALTLDNVKVGAPGKGQVLLEQRAIGVNFIDVYHRTGLYPVTLPTTIGLEAAARVEAVGEGVVDWQPGDRVAYAGGPLGAYAQRRLMPAERLVRLPDEIDDRAAASMMLQGMTVQYLVRQTYRVSPGETVLWHAAAGGVGLIACQWLRALGATVIGTVGSDEKAALAKAHGCTHTINYRRENFVERVRELTDGLGVPVVYDSVGRDTFEGSLDCLQRRGLLVSFGNASGAVPPFSLGVLAQKGSLFVTRPNLAGYTAARDDLLQCAGELFEQVRAGTVRVATHHAYPLAEAAHAHRDLEARKTTGSIVLLP